One window of Schistocerca gregaria isolate iqSchGreg1 unplaced genomic scaffold, iqSchGreg1.2 ptg000673l, whole genome shotgun sequence genomic DNA carries:
- the LOC126318594 gene encoding protein SCAR-like: MHPSIREAYERSAPPPAFHLLDPYVQDGKPALSKYTNPDFFLERWAEEEQKKFEELKADWRRRRLIAKKKKQAQAEAANATVKPVTKLKKLCYDPLTGELIVDKEEEAASLFPELQREELPGQRLSRHDFDEGTLRKVGPKSPVPAKPVRTKSRRTMEKGGTLRKEIEEKPLDEIEAAKKPSVSDMLKSDLEKTPGSPSINVNRVATPPKAPSLPVETPVQKISKPPTPTAIVEPAFPPAPPPPLNTTQFAPLVQEPAPVLDQEDRFTDALKSANASLKPTVYPEIEKPTDTRSTLLESIRSGLKNNLRSAQERVIPAKMESEKPPTSVAEILARRVAIEFYSDEEDIDSSDWTE, translated from the coding sequence ATGCACCCTTCTATACGCGAAGCTTATGAGCGCAGCGCGCCCCCGCCAGCATTTCACTTGTTGGATCCCTACGTGCAGGACGGGAAACCGGCTCTGTCCAAGTACACCAACCCAGATTTTTTCCTGGAGAGGTGGGCCGAAGAGGAGCAAAAGAAGTTTGAGGAACTCAAGGCGGACTGGAGGCGAAGGCGCCTGATAGCCAAGAAGAAAAAGCAGGCGCAAGCGGAGGCCGCAAATGCAACGGTAAAACCGGTGACGAAATTGAAAAAATTGTGTTACGACCCTTTGACAGGTGAATTGATTGTTGATAAGGAAGAGGAGGCCGCCAGCTTGTTTCCAGAATTGCAGCGCGAAGAGTTGCCTGGCCAGAGGCTTTCGAGGCACGACTTCGATGAGGGCACCTTAAGGAAAGTAGGACCGAAAAGTCCGGTGCCTGCAAAACCGGTCAGAACCAAATCCAGAAGGACAATGGAAAAAGGCGGCACATTGAGGAAAGAAATAGAAGAGAAACCATTGGATGAAATTGAGGCTGCGAAAAAGCCGTCCGTGTCTGATATGCTGAAATCGGATTTGGAGAAGACTCCAGGATCCCCTTCAATCAATGTGAATAGAGTGGCAACACCGCCAAAAGCGCCTTCTCTCCCAGTAGAGACGCCTGTACAAAAAATATCGAAGCCACCCACACCGACTGCAATCGTCGAACCAGCATTTCCGCCAGCGCCTCCACCTCCTCTCAACACAACCCAATTTGCGCCCCTCGTTCAGGAACCCGCTCCCGTCTTAGACCAAGAAGACCGATTTACCGACGCCCTCAAGAGCGCAAATGCCTCCCTCAAACCGACCGTCTATCCGGAAATAGAAAAACCGACGGACACTCGATCCACGCTCTTGGAGAGCATTCGTTCAGGACTGAAAAACAACCTTCGCTCGGCCCAGGAGCGCGTAATCCCCGCAAAAATGGAAAGTGAGAAGCCTCCCACATCCGTCGCCGAGATATTGGCCAGAAGAGTAGCTATCGAGTTCTACAGCGACGAAGAAGACATCGACAGCAGTGATTGGActgaataa
- the LOC126318637 gene encoding uncharacterized protein LOC126318637, translating to MIKCMLNLAPEYLVVRRHHQCRQASTKGFKRIFCSGTGVPIFIRADRPVMLRFYFTQVPKYSKFGSDSSSQTQGGHGGRESLASSSKKPPSAATPAAARKASPDGSLAYTEYDNWKAMKQCIEYMLQNDYLSKLRILVSMCLLVASKVANIQVPIYFKHIVDSLSVTGEQIAMVPLATIVSYGVARSVASIFHEFRTVIFNPVTQSATKKLSLDTFKHFHNMDLNWHLSRKIGSISKLVERGTRGIHQVLNTLLFVFTPTFLEIMFVIGILGSKFGAIHAAFTFFMVSIYAIYTILLTKWRTQFRIELNAHDSEMSSHVLDSLINYETMKYFNSEAFEAEKHSKFLEKYNEALKKTNNSLALLNSGQSIIISCALAGGVLLAAQGIANGTMTIGDMVLINGLLLQLAFPLNFLGSAYRELKQALIDMSSLFNILNKAPAIQNRSGAKSLFLKKGEIEFKNVSFDYVSGSPVLSDANFTIRGQKKVAIVGSSGNGKSTILRLIYRFYDVSKGSVLIDGQDVRDVTLYSLREAIGVVPQDLVLFNSSILHNITYGCPSASMEQVLKVSRLANVESIIKKMAFEYDTPVGERGLLLSGGEKQRICLARTLLKNPKILILDEATSSLDTENEEAIQASIDRLVENGKTVLVLSHRLKTVCNSDHILLLENGRIVEQGSHRELMRARGRYFSMVQKQNITYVEEDDPIIQRKD from the exons ATGATCAAATGCATGTTGAATTTAGCACCAGAGTACCTCGTTGTTCGCAGACATCACCAATGCAGGCAAGCGAGTACAAAAGGGTTTAAACGCATATTTTGTAGTGGTACAGGTGTGCCGATTTTCATCCGTGCTGACAGACCTGTCATG CTCAGATTCTATTTCACTCAGGTCCCAAAATACAGCAAGTTTGGCTCGGACTCGAGTTCGCAAACTCAGGGCGGGCATGGGGGACGCGAGTCCCTTGCATCTTCGTCGAAGAAGCCCCCGTCTGCTGCGACGCCGGCTGCTGCGCGGAAGGCTAGTCCGGACGGATCGCTGGCTTACACTGAATA CGACAATTGGAAAGCGATGAAGCAATGCATCGAATACATGCTGCAGAACGACTACTTGTCCAAGCTTCGCATCTTGGTGTCGATGTGTCTCTTGGTCGCTTCCAAAGTCGCCAACATTCAGGTGCCAATTTACTTCAAACACATCGTGGATTCGCTTTCTGTGACCGGCGAGCAGATCGCGATGGTCCCGCTGGCAACGATCGTGTCCTATGGCGTCGCCAGATCCGTGGCCTCCATATTTCACGAATTTCGAACCGTTATTTTTAATCCTGTCACCCAGAGTGCCACCAAAAAGCTCTCCTTGGACACCTTTAAGCACTTTCACAACATGGACCTCAACTGGCATTTGTCCAGGAAAATCGGGAGCATTTCGAAGCTGGTCGAGAGAGGAACGAGGGGGATCCACCAAGTTTTGAACACGTTACTGTTTGTTTTCACGCCGACGTTTCTTGAGATCATGTTCGTAATTGGGATTCTGGGGTCCAAATTCGGCGCCATTCACGCGGCTTTCACGTTCTTCATGGTCTCTATCTACGCCATCTACACTATCCTCTTGACAAAGTGGCGGACTCAATTTCGCATTGAATTGAACGCCCATGACAGCGAGATGAGCTCTCACGTCCTCGATTCGTTGATCAACTACGAGACTATGAAGTATTTCAACAGCGAGGCGTTCGAAGCGGAGAAGCActcgaaatttttagaaaaatataaTGAAGCGTTGAAAAAAACCAACAATTCCTTGGCTCTTTTAAATAGCGGGCAGAGCATCATCATTTCTTGCGCTCTTGCAGGAGGAGTATTGTTGGCAGCGCAAGGCATCGCCAACGGAACAATGACCATAGGAGACATGGTCTTGATCAACGGACTTCTGCTCCAGTTGGCGTTCCCACTCAACTTTCTAGGCTCAGCCTACCGAGAATTGAAACAGGCGCTCATCGACATGTCGAGTCTGTTCAACATATTGAACAAAGCCCCTGCCATACAAAACAGGTCGGGGGCGAAATCGCTCTTCTTGAAAAAAGGAGAAATTGAATTCAAAAATGTCAGTTTTGATTACGTGTCTGGTTCTCCTGTTTTGAGCGATGCGAATTTTACTATTCGAGGGCAGAAGAAGGTGGCGATTGTTGGGTCGAGtggaaatgggaagagcacgattTTGAGGCTGATTTACCGGTTTTACGACGTCAGCAAAGGGAGCGTTTTGATTGATGGCCAGGACGTTCGGGACGTTACCCTTTACTCCTTGAGGGAGGCGATTGGCGTGGTTCCGCAAGACTTGGTGTTGTTCAATAGCAGCATTTTGCACAATATCACATACGGCTGTCCGAGCGCCAGCATGGAGCAGGTTTTGAAGGTGTCGAGACTGGCGAACGTGGAGAGCATCATCAAGAAGATGGCGTTCGAATACGACACGCCCGTGGGCGAGCGCGGGCTGCTGCTGTCGGGTGGCGAAAAACAAAGGATTTGCTTGGCGAGAACTTTATTGAAAAATCCGAAAATTTTAATTCTCGACGAGGCGACGTCTTCTCTGGACACCGAGAACGAGGAGGCGATTCAGGCTTCGATCGATCGACTAGTGGAGAATGGGAAGACGGTTTTGGTGCTGTCGCACCGCCTGAAGACCGTGTGCAACTCGGACCACATTTTGCTTTTGGAAAATGGAAGAATTGTAGAGCAGGGGAGCCACCGAGAGTTGATGAGGGCGAGGGGGAGGTATTTTTCGATGGTTCAGAAGCAGAACATTACATACGTGGAGGAAGATGATCCGATTATTCAAAGAAAAGACTAG
- the LOC126318595 gene encoding uncharacterized protein LOC126318595 yields the protein MKGAASGNQLVSANPYGIQPWGNYYCEEKPVEIRTKSLGNFCVLEDQIILEQILVHLLAADLARLSRVSRVFYVFCYYDKIWRDLTLESFGGDWTFRSTWRETYICRARGRVLHGDPAHWRAVPMRVDHFYSDYMHDEWECAVTDPRIWESCCAENIERCANPSPEEFDLRYGRPNLPVVMTGVVEGWPAWESWTREKLKGRFPEKGQTFQVGSVSLPLCEYFDYCDKTRDETPLYLFDGRFGEKYPELLEDYRVPECFGKDYFSLLDEEVRPSYRWILIGPARSGSTFHKDPNSTSAWNALIRGKKLWIMYPPEVVPPEVYPSRDQAEVTTPVSVMEWMVRFFKKAQRRTDAYKICIQRPGEIVYIPNGWWHQVVNLEECVAVTQNVVCDNNLRNVVRFLERKRNRVYWAFREAMEREHSEKWEEAAGRIFFFACVGGTVR from the exons ATGAAGGGGGCCGCGAGCGGGAATCAGCTAGTCT CGGCGAACCCGTACGGAATTCAGCCGTGGGGGAATTACTATTGCGAAGAGAAGCCGGTCGAGATTAGAACGAAATCATTGGGCAATTTTTGTGTGTTGGAAGATCAGATTATTTTGGAGCAAATATTGGTTCATTTGCTCGCTGCCGATCTCGCGAGGTTGTCTCGAGTGAGCCGGGTGTTTTACGTTTTTTGTTATTACGACAAGATATGGAGGGATTTAACGTTGGAGAGTTTTGGAGGGGATTGGACGTTTAGGTCTACTTGGAGGGAGACTTACATTTGTCGAGCCAGGGGGCGCGTTTTGCACGGCGACCCGGCGCACTGGAGGGCGGTACCCATGAGGGTGGATCATTTTTACTCGGATTACATGCACGACGAGTGGGAGTGCGCGGTTACGGATCCCAGAATTTGGGAGAGTTGCTGCGCAGAAAACATAGAGAGGTGCGCGAATCCCTCGCCGGAGGAGTTCGACTTGAGGTACGGGAGGCCCAATCTGCCGGTGGTGATGACGGGGGTGGTCGAGGGATGGCCGGCGTGGGAGAGCTGGACGAGGGAGAAGTTGAAGGGTCGATTTCCTGAAAAGGGTCAGACGTTTCAAGTTGGTTCTGTGTCGTTGCCGTTGTGCGAGTATTTTGATTATTGCGACAAGACTCGCGACGAGACGCCGTTGTACCTGTTCGACGGTCGGTTTGGCGAGAAGTACCCGGAGTTGTTGGAGGATTACAGGGTTCCGGAGTGTTTCGGGAAGGATTATTTTAGTCTTCTGGACGAGGAGGTGAGGCCCAGCTACAGGTGGATATTGATTGGACCGGCGCGATCCGGGTCCACGTTTCACAAGGACCCCAACTCGACGTCGGCGTGGAACGCGCTTATAAGGGGGAAGAAGCTGTGGATAATGTACCCGCCGGAGGTGGTTCCGCCGGAGGTGTACCCGTCGAGGGACCAGGCCGAGGTGACGACGCCGGTGTCGGTGATGGAGTGGATGGTTCGTTTTTTCAAGAAGGCTCAGAGGCGAACGGATGCGTACAAGATTTGTATACAAAGGCCTGGAGAAATAGTGTATATACCCAATGGGTGGTGGCACCAGGTGGTGAACTTGGAGGAGTGCGTGGCGGTGACCCAGAACGTGGTGTGCGACAACAATTTGAGGAACGTGGTGCGGTTTTTGGAGAGGAAGCGGAACCGGGTGTACTGGGCGTTTCGGGAGGCGATGGAGAGGGAGCACTCGGAGAAATGGGAGGAGGCGGCGGGGCG tattttttttttcgcgtGCGTGGGGGGGACAGTGCGCTGA
- the LOC126318612 gene encoding splicing factor 3A subunit 3-like, producing the protein MASFIETARAYHEDIEQYEDACTKILMEEARTHRENLVQSFRVNVFVEKILERHRRLAEIYRDEDGTMKEEIESITGDPSSTQLYAQFYNKLQEVKEYHRRFVRLETQPHEAVLMTSEKAAEEAKCKALAPFNNEEGSGRYVDLHDVHFRFSNLDGVRGSGYAINYMTYLSHLSDHGFVRVPAETRRRPEYLEYLRSLSGYLVSFLGRVNPLLDLQSRLKEAHDRFDRTWQDRSFRFMGSDMTVGGKGAPEQGAPVESGDDPDWVLPWRLDLERSATRYCPCCQKQFVKESVWRSHLGSPRHRRSYEKYVAHVKEVSLVESEVFEVSELLQDVFVATRENIEKKQARLPSEAGSYMDEEDDADPDLDDVEQDPHRIRLTKKNYPVGPDGNPLPYWLYKLQGLSHEFVCQICGNTSYFGRRAFERHFSDYRHTYGLKCLGLENSKDMFEITRIKDALELGKRLDVLKQKNKWNPETMEEFEDADGTILDKQTYELLSKQFGLS; encoded by the exons ATGGCGTCATTTATCGAAACGGCGAGGGCCTACCACGAGGACATAGAGCAGTATGAGGATGCCTGCACCAAGATTTTGATGGAGGAGGCGAGAACG CACAGGGAGAACCTCGTCCAGTCGTTTCGGGTGAACGTGTTCGTGGAGAAGATCTTGGAGCGCCACAGGAGGTTGGCGGAGATTTACAGGGACGAGGATGGGACGATGAAGGAGGAGATTGAGTCGATAACTGGGGATCCCAGCTCGACGCAGCTGTATGCCCAGTTCTACAACAAGTTGCAGGAGGTGAAGGAGTATCACAGGAGGTTTGTGAGGCTTGAGACGCAGCCTCACGAGGCGGTGCTGATGACTAGCGAGAAGGCGGCGGAAGAGGCTAAGTGCAAGGCTCTAGCCCCTTTTAATAATGAGGAGGGGAGTGGTCGTTATGTGGATCTTCACGACGTGCACTTTAGGTTTTCGAACTTGGATGGCGTGCGTGGGAGTGGATACGCGATTAACTATATGACGTATTTGTCGCACTTGTCTGACCACGGGTTTGTGAGGGTACCGGCCGAGACGCGGCGGCGTCCAGAGTACTTGGAGTACCTTCGGAGCTTGTCTGGGTATTTGGTGTCGTTTTTGGGTCGCGTCAACCCGTTGTTGGACCTGCAGTCGCGCCTGAAGGAGGCGCACGACCGCTTCGACCGGACTTGGCAGGACCGCTCGTTCAGGTTCATGGGGAGTGACATGACCGTGGGCGGCAAGGGAGCGCCGGAACAGGGGGCGCCGGTCGAGTCCGGGGACGATCCGGACTGGGTGTTGCCGTGGAGGTTGGATCTGGAGCGCAGCGCGACGCGCTATTGTCCGTGTTGCCAGAAGCAGTTCGTCAAGGAGTCGGTGTGGAGGTCGCACTTGGGGAGTCCCAGGCATCGCAGGAGCTACGAGAAGTACGTCGCGCACGTGAAGGAGGTGAGTTTGGTGGAGTCCGAGGTGTTCGAGGTGTCCGAGTTGCTGCAGGACGTGTTCGTGGCCACGAGGGAGAACATCGAGAAGAAGCAGGCTCGCTTGCCCAGCGAGGCTGGCTCGTACATGGACGAGGAGGACGACGCGGATCCTGACCTAGACGACGTGGAGCAGGACCCCCATCGAATCAGGCTGACGAAGAAGAACTACCCAGTCGGACCCGACGGGAATCCGCTGCCGTATTGGCTGTACAAGCTCCAGGGGCTCTCGCACGAGTTCGTGTGCCAGATATGTGGCAACACCTCCTACTTCGGCCGGAGGGCGTTCGAGAGGCACTTCTCGGACTACCGACACACGTACGGGCTAAAGTGCCTCGGGCTGGAAAACTCGAAGGACATGTTCGAGATCACGCGCATCAAGGACGCGCTGGAGCTGGGAAAGCGGCTGGACGTCCTGAAGCAGAAGAACAAGTGGAATCCGGAGACGATGGAGGAGTTCGAGGACGCGGACGGAACCATCTTGGACAAGCAGACCTACGAGCTCTTGTCGAAGCAGTTCGGGCTgtcgtga